The following proteins are co-located in the Nerophis lumbriciformis linkage group LG22, RoL_Nlum_v2.1, whole genome shotgun sequence genome:
- the LOC133615721 gene encoding metalloproteinase inhibitor 2-like, with protein sequence MIPSALHPPPAACGVTLNKGVEYFITGQLKPDGSLRVSSCNYVVPWKSSHDILVEHFMMGCDCKITRCSSVPCGIGSPTECLWTNTIDEQDKQSACIKKSDGSCSWYREELNGH encoded by the exons ATGATACCATCTGCACTGCATCCTCCTCCTGCAGCATGTGGTGTGACTCTGAACAAAGGTGTAGAATATTTCATCAcag GCCAACTGAAGCCTGACGGGTCGCTGCGTGTTTCATCCTGTAATTATGTTGTACCCTGGAAGAGCAGCCATGATATCCTGGTAGAACACTTTATGATGGGCTGTGATTGCAAG ATCACTCGCTGCTCCTCTGTGCCGTGCGGGATCGGCAGCCCAACTGAGTGCTTGTGGACAAATACAATTGACGAGCAGGACAAACAATCTGCTTGCATCAAGAAAAGTGATGGTTCTTGTTCCTGGTACAGGGAGGAACTTAATGGACATTAA